From the genome of Pseudomonas putida:
GGACGTCGCCCTGCGCGCCGTCGAGGTGTACCTGGAGGTCCTCAAACGTCGCGAACTGGTGACCCTGGCCAAGAACAACCTGCAGGCGCACCTGCGCGTCAACGACCAGATCGGCCTGCGCAGCGAACGCGGCGTGGGCAGCAACGCCGACCTCGATCAGTCCACCGCCCGCCGCGCCTTGGCGGAAAACAACCTGGACACCGCCGAAGTCGATCTGGCCGACGCCGAAGCCAACTTCTACAGCGTGATCGGCCGTGTGCCCGACGAGTTGGAGACGCCGCAGTCGATCCAGGCACAGATGCCCGCCAACCTGGACGCAGCGCGCCAGGGCATGCGGGAGAACAACCCGTACCTGAAATCCGCCCAGGCCGACGTCAACGCGGCGGAACAACAGTACGAGGTGGCCAAGTCGCCGTTCTACCCACGCCTGGATGCGGTGCTGGCGACCGGCGCCAACAACAACATCGGCGGCGAACGCGGGCATGCCAACAACGACTGGCAGGCGGGCGTCGAGCTCAGCTACAACCTGTTCCGCGGCGGCAGCGACAAGGCCCGCCTGCAATCGGACGCACACAAGATCAACCAGGCGATGGACATCCGTAACAACGCCCTGCGCGAGCTGACCGAAAACCTCAGCCTGGCCTGGAACGCCATGAACAATGCGCGCAAGCAGACCCCGACTGCCCGCGAGTACGCCGAAACCACCCAGCGTGTGCGTGGCGCCTACCAAGACCAGTTCGGCCTCGGCCAACGCACCCTGCTCGACGTGCTCGACAGTGAAAACGAGCTGTACAACGCCAACCGC
Proteins encoded in this window:
- a CDS encoding TolC family outer membrane protein, which produces MRALTPLTSAILLAMTCANTQAMSITEAVQSAVDYHPQVSSNRNSTLSADEDVKFARGGYYPTVDLVAGYGRQRSDNLNTRGLNADGTRNHNKETLNYTQSELRLRQMIFDGFNTANEVGRTEAVATSRAYYTQAIAQDVALRAVEVYLEVLKRRELVTLAKNNLQAHLRVNDQIGLRSERGVGSNADLDQSTARRALAENNLDTAEVDLADAEANFYSVIGRVPDELETPQSIQAQMPANLDAARQGMRENNPYLKSAQADVNAAEQQYEVAKSPFYPRLDAVLATGANNNIGGERGHANNDWQAGVELSYNLFRGGSDKARLQSDAHKINQAMDIRNNALRELTENLSLAWNAMNNARKQTPTAREYAETTQRVRGAYQDQFGLGQRTLLDVLDSENELYNANRRYTEVRYTEEFSMYRVLATMGELLSKQRISLPPEAIAKTDVRTQAQLPDMR